One genomic segment of Erythrolamprus reginae isolate rEryReg1 chromosome 2, rEryReg1.hap1, whole genome shotgun sequence includes these proteins:
- the LOC139158792 gene encoding serine protease 52-like — translation MQPNTDKDEHSEHSNSSKVPWLVNIYGNGRRCQGVILSSWWVLTAANCFLLMNPSQVELTGSHGRFSTNTVSQFLLHRGFSAWNTAPNNDLGLILLGQPADLRRQDMWPACIPKEQKPYDITEECRILEQSNNETTKLFLKITIVESLNVLECSKHWLGSTNEGNLCVERKNPPKHVDCKVPVGTPVVCSDPGTSDWEVMGIVSQSLHNCSGPILAAQVLTHLKWLKQERSLENPLQQELPSAIPEIISQTMNKTLSATQQVSTAAPISQTIMSLPVANYVSLTKLHNDETSTSSRQILPQTEKPENVKARTEQTSPVITFVTQGTSTTNTKVSSELSAKLRELSSALATKGRQSQSVVSSTIKEANGKSFTKKLLPFTAKPSSVTQTILLPNPLPSSESTPTELPPSTTQTDINEGLPVHLGKVAKVP, via the exons ATGCAGCCCAACACAGACAAAGATGAACACTCGGAACACAGTAACAGCTCAAAAGTACCATGGCTTGTGAACATCTATGGCAATGGCAGGAGATGCCAAGGAGTTATCCTGAGCAGTTGGTGGGTCTTGACGGCAGCCAACTGCTTCCTACTGAT GAATCCGAGCCAAGTAGAGTTGACTGGATCTCATGGGCGTTTCTCCACCAATACAGTGAGCCAATTTCTGCTACATCGGGGCTTCAGTGCTTGGAATACAGCACCCAATAATGACCTGGGACTGATCTTGCTTGGTCAACCAGCTGATTTAAGAAGGCAAGACATGTGGCCTGCTTGTATCCCCAAAGAACAAAAACCTTATGACATAACAGAGGAATGCAGGATATTGGAACAAAGTAACAATG aaACCACGAAGTTGTTTTTAAAGATAACCATTGTGGAGAGTCTAAATGTCTTGGAGTGTTCTAAGCACTGGCTTGGATCTACAAATGAAGGGAACTTGTGTGTTGAAAGAAAAAATCCTCCTAAGCATGTAGATTGCAAG GTGCCTGTAGGTACTCCAGTGGTGTGCAGTGACCCAGGTACATCAGATTGGGAAGTGATGGGCATTGTGAGCCAGAGTTTGCACAATTGTTCTGGTCCGATTTTGGCTGCCCAGGTTTTAACCCACCTAAAATGGCTAAAGCAAGAGCGATCCCTAGAAAATCCTCTTCAGCAAGAATTGCCTTCAGCTATTCCAGAGATCATATCCCAAACAATGAACAAGACACTTTCAGCAACTCAGCAAGTATCAACAGCAGCCCCAATTTCTCAAACTATTATGTCACTACCAGTGGCCAATTATGTATCTCTTACAAAACTCCACAATGACGAAACATCTACATCATCAAGGCAGATCCTTCCCCAAACTGAAAAGCCTGAGAATGTAAAAGCCAGAACTGAACAGACATCACCTGTAATAACTTTTGTCACCCAAGGGACCTCTACAACAAATACAAAAGTATCATCTGAACTCTCTGCCAAACTTAGAGAGCTTTCATCGGCATTAGCTACAAAAGGACGGCAGTCTCAATCTGTGGTCTCTTCCACAATCAAAGAAGCCAATGGAAAATCTTTCACCAAAAAGCTGTTACCTTTCACAGCTAAACCAAGTTCTGTCACACAAACAATATTGCTACCTAACCCTTTGCCATCTTCAGAGTCCACTCCTACAGAGCTTCCACCATCTACTACTCAAACAGATATCAATGAAGGTTTACCCGTTCATCTTGGGAAAGTTGCCAAGGTACCATAG